A portion of the bacterium genome contains these proteins:
- the moaA gene encoding GTP 3',8-cyclase MoaA — translation MPRDGFDREIDYLRISLTDRCNLRCVYCMPLGPLRFLPPGELLTAAEIEAVVRAAVAVGFRKFRFTGGEPTLRADLVEIVARTAAVPGVGDLAMTTNAVLLAELAAPLAAAGLRRVNVHLDALDPERLTRVMRWGRFADVWRGIEAAEAAGLRPMKLNTVVVRGFNEDDVVPLATLTRTRDWHVRFIETMPLGGDEPSRLARTHLVPSATVRARIIAALGPLEPLPTRHPSDESRNYRLAGAPGVVGFISPVSEPYCGSCNRMRLTAEGRFHLCLLNDDALDVRAALRAGADDEAIGRILLTAVAGKPTGHRLDLGRSTAERQMFQIGG, via the coding sequence ATGCCCCGGGATGGCTTCGATCGCGAGATCGATTATCTGCGCATCTCGCTGACGGACCGGTGCAACCTGCGCTGCGTCTACTGCATGCCGCTCGGGCCCCTGCGCTTCCTTCCCCCCGGCGAGCTCCTGACGGCGGCCGAGATCGAAGCCGTCGTGCGGGCCGCCGTCGCCGTCGGCTTCCGCAAGTTCCGCTTCACCGGCGGAGAGCCGACGCTACGGGCCGACCTGGTCGAGATCGTGGCGCGCACGGCCGCCGTCCCGGGCGTCGGCGATCTCGCGATGACGACCAACGCCGTGCTGCTCGCCGAGCTGGCGGCGCCGCTCGCGGCGGCGGGGCTCCGCCGGGTCAACGTACACCTCGACGCGCTCGATCCCGAGCGACTGACGCGCGTGATGCGCTGGGGCCGCTTCGCCGACGTCTGGCGCGGCATCGAGGCGGCCGAGGCCGCCGGGCTGCGCCCCATGAAGCTGAACACCGTCGTCGTCCGCGGCTTCAACGAAGACGACGTCGTGCCGCTCGCGACGCTGACGCGCACGCGCGACTGGCACGTCCGCTTCATCGAGACCATGCCCCTCGGGGGCGACGAGCCGTCGCGCCTGGCGCGCACGCACCTCGTCCCGAGCGCGACGGTACGCGCGCGCATCATCGCGGCGCTCGGCCCGCTGGAGCCCCTGCCCACCCGGCACCCCAGCGACGAGTCGCGCAACTACCGGCTCGCCGGCGCGCCCGGCGTCGTCGGCTTCATCAGCCCGGTCAGCGAGCCGTACTGCGGCAGCTGCAACCGCATGCGGCTCACCGCCGAAGGCCGCTTCCACCTCTGCCTCCTCAACGACGACGCCCTCGACGTGCGTGCCGCGCTCCGCGCCGGCGCGGACGACGAGGCGATCGGCCGTATCCTGCTCACCGCCGTCGCCGGCAAGCCCACCGGCCATCGGCTCGACCTCGGCCGCTCCACCGCGGAGCGCCAGATGTTCCAGATCGGGGGATGA